In a single window of the Anaerocolumna cellulosilytica genome:
- a CDS encoding alpha-mannosidase, which translates to MSVPYLVHILGAETCAGMEEIMEYIDKRIQVICDELKRVSVVQKTPIQNWQFKKGNFIRPDDADKDEESFREFDSRTMHWYGPDEHYWFRADFTVPETMNHKPLWLHVRTQIEEWDDGKNPQFLLYVNGKATQGIDMNHRRVFLTEAAKAGETYRLDLQSYTGTLHSEFHLIVEMLEVDPVIEKLYYDLYVPLSAFTRMEKDDKVRRDIETVLNRTINYLDLRDTYSEAFYESIKSAENYINKALYQDMAGYEDIIATCIGHTHIDVAWWWTVEQTREKVGRSFATVLKFMEEYPEYKFISSQPQLYYFLKERYPELYSQLKERVKEGRWEAEGGMWVEADCNLTSGESLVRQFLHGKRFFKEEFGVDNRILWLPDVFGYSGALPQIMKKCGIDYFMTTKLAWNQFNKMPYDTLRWRGIDGTEIFTHLITTLGVGQSTENFFTTYNGMLHPDAIMGGWKRYQNKEINNDILISFGYGDGGGGPTREMLEISKRMEKGIKGIPKVRQEFAATYFKELEERVRDNKRFPVWEGEFYFEYHRGTYTSMARNKRSNRKSELLMMDLELISYLAKDKGIPYPAEAMDSMWKKILLNQFHDILPGTSIKQVYDVTKQEYEELEEAGQLLLSERLKALTEEGEGITVFNTLGFERSDVVNLGDWDTAAITDDSGKIYPVQQTKEGAIAYVEGLPSKGSKVFGKSNAEAEIPFSIRENGIETPFYNIQLDEAGLFTSIYDKENYREVLQIDKKSNLFCMYEDKPIYYDNWDIDIYYTEKFWPADEVVWMQWTEIGAVRATLEIERKISKSTIKQKIHFYAEDRRIIFETYVDWKEKQHLLKVHFPVNIHSDEATFDIQFGNITRKVHSNTSWDVARFESCGQKWIDLSEGHYGVSILNDCKYGHSVKDGDMALTLIKSGIEPNPVTDQEEHYFTYALYPHIEGFKDGGTVFAAAKLNQPVFVIRGGTKGNKTSLVSVDKRNVYLETIKEAEDKSGMIIRMYEFENSLTNLRVNLSGKAIQKIEECNLIEEVIGQVEGTASGFDITIKPYEIKTYKITY; encoded by the coding sequence ATGTCTGTACCATATTTAGTACATATTTTAGGTGCAGAAACTTGTGCAGGAATGGAGGAGATTATGGAGTATATCGATAAACGAATTCAGGTAATTTGTGATGAATTAAAAAGGGTTTCAGTGGTGCAAAAGACCCCGATACAGAACTGGCAATTTAAGAAAGGAAATTTTATTCGCCCCGACGATGCTGATAAGGATGAGGAGTCTTTTAGAGAATTTGACAGCAGGACTATGCATTGGTATGGGCCTGATGAACATTACTGGTTCAGAGCTGACTTTACTGTACCTGAAACTATGAACCACAAGCCATTATGGTTACATGTCCGAACCCAGATTGAGGAGTGGGACGATGGGAAAAATCCCCAGTTTCTTCTATATGTAAATGGAAAAGCAACGCAGGGTATTGATATGAACCATAGGAGGGTTTTTTTAACAGAGGCTGCAAAGGCTGGTGAAACCTACCGCCTGGACCTTCAATCTTATACAGGAACACTTCATTCGGAATTTCATTTAATTGTTGAGATGCTTGAGGTGGATCCGGTTATTGAAAAACTCTATTATGATTTGTATGTTCCCTTGAGTGCTTTCACCCGTATGGAAAAAGATGATAAGGTAAGAAGAGATATTGAAACGGTTTTAAATCGTACAATTAACTATCTGGATTTAAGGGATACGTATTCAGAAGCATTTTATGAATCTATTAAGAGTGCAGAAAACTATATTAATAAAGCGTTATACCAGGATATGGCAGGTTATGAGGATATTATTGCCACCTGTATCGGACATACCCACATTGATGTGGCGTGGTGGTGGACCGTTGAGCAGACCAGAGAAAAGGTGGGCAGAAGTTTTGCAACTGTTCTCAAATTTATGGAAGAATATCCGGAGTATAAATTCATATCCAGTCAGCCGCAGCTATATTATTTTCTAAAGGAACGTTATCCTGAACTTTACAGTCAGTTAAAGGAACGGGTAAAGGAAGGCCGCTGGGAAGCAGAAGGTGGTATGTGGGTGGAAGCAGACTGCAATTTAACTTCTGGAGAATCCCTGGTACGTCAATTTTTGCATGGAAAACGCTTTTTTAAAGAAGAGTTTGGAGTGGATAACCGGATTTTATGGCTTCCGGATGTATTCGGATACTCCGGTGCGCTGCCTCAAATTATGAAAAAATGCGGTATTGATTACTTTATGACTACGAAGCTTGCTTGGAATCAGTTCAATAAAATGCCTTATGATACTCTCCGTTGGAGAGGAATTGATGGTACAGAAATATTTACTCACTTGATAACAACATTAGGAGTTGGCCAGAGTACGGAAAACTTTTTTACAACTTATAACGGAATGCTGCATCCGGATGCAATAATGGGGGGCTGGAAGCGTTATCAGAACAAGGAAATCAATAATGATATTCTTATATCTTTTGGCTACGGTGATGGCGGCGGAGGTCCTACCAGAGAAATGCTGGAAATCTCAAAACGTATGGAAAAGGGAATTAAGGGTATACCAAAAGTGCGTCAGGAGTTTGCGGCTACCTATTTTAAGGAGTTAGAAGAGCGTGTAAGAGATAATAAAAGGTTTCCTGTGTGGGAGGGTGAATTTTATTTCGAATATCATAGAGGAACCTATACCTCTATGGCAAGAAATAAACGCTCAAACCGTAAGAGTGAGTTATTAATGATGGATTTGGAACTAATCTCATATCTTGCTAAGGACAAAGGCATACCTTATCCGGCAGAAGCCATGGATTCCATGTGGAAAAAGATTCTGTTAAATCAGTTTCACGATATTTTACCCGGTACTTCCATAAAACAGGTTTACGATGTAACAAAACAAGAATATGAAGAATTGGAAGAGGCGGGACAATTGCTGTTGTCAGAGCGCTTAAAGGCACTTACAGAAGAAGGGGAGGGTATCACTGTTTTTAACACCTTGGGCTTTGAAAGAAGTGATGTTGTGAATTTAGGGGATTGGGATACTGCCGCTATAACGGATGATTCCGGAAAAATCTATCCGGTACAGCAGACGAAAGAGGGAGCGATAGCATATGTAGAAGGTTTACCCTCTAAAGGCAGTAAGGTTTTTGGTAAATCCAATGCTGAGGCTGAAATCCCTTTCTCAATTCGGGAAAATGGTATTGAAACACCTTTTTATAATATTCAATTGGATGAGGCAGGATTGTTTACCTCCATATATGATAAGGAAAATTACCGGGAAGTTTTACAGATAGATAAAAAAAGCAACTTATTTTGTATGTATGAGGATAAACCAATTTATTACGACAATTGGGATATTGATATCTATTATACTGAAAAATTTTGGCCTGCTGATGAAGTGGTTTGGATGCAATGGACTGAGATAGGGGCTGTTCGTGCTACGCTGGAAATAGAACGTAAGATAAGTAAATCCACAATAAAACAAAAGATTCATTTTTATGCTGAAGACAGAAGAATTATTTTTGAAACCTATGTGGATTGGAAAGAGAAGCAACATTTATTGAAGGTACATTTTCCGGTTAATATCCACTCAGACGAAGCTACTTTTGATATTCAGTTTGGTAATATTACCAGAAAAGTACATAGCAACACAAGTTGGGATGTGGCAAGATTTGAATCCTGTGGACAGAAATGGATCGATTTGTCGGAAGGGCATTATGGAGTAAGTATTCTAAATGACTGTAAATATGGTCATTCTGTAAAGGATGGAGACATGGCTCTTACCTTAATAAAATCTGGAATAGAACCAAATCCTGTTACAGATCAAGAGGAACATTACTTTACCTATGCGCTTTATCCTCATATAGAAGGCTTTAAGGATGGCGGTACTGTATTTGCAGCAGCGAAACTGAATCAGCCGGTATTTGTGATTAGAGGGGGGACTAAAGGCAATAAAACCTCTTTGGTTTCTGTAGATAAACGGAATGTATACTTGGAGACCATTAAAGAAGCAGAAGATAAAAGCGGTATGATAATCAGGATGTATGAATTTGAAAATTCACTTACGAACCTACGTGTAAACTTATCTGGAAAGGCAATTCAAAAGATTGAGGAATGCAATCTGATTGAAGAGGTAATTGGCCAAGTTGAAGGAACTGCATCGGGTTTTGACATAACCATTAAACCGTATGAAATAAAAACCTATAAGATTACTTATTAA
- a CDS encoding glycoside hydrolase family 3 N-terminal domain-containing protein, whose protein sequence is MKSGSSNDLLVQEKAEYLLSQMTLDEKIGQVNQRLYGFRIYERVAGQDSGEDEIVLSEEFKEEVRRFGGLGVLYGLYRADPWSQKDYSTGLDGPLATKAYNQIQRYVIEHSRLGIPMLLSSECPHGHQALHGYLLPVNLAMGATFHPSLVEKAYRVCGKQMREMGVDMALISALDILRDPRWGRSEECYGEDPYLAAEFAKALVRGVQSEQVAVVAKHFCAQGEGTGGINASAARIGERELREIHLPAMKACCEEGVQGVMAAYNEIDGVPCHGNSMLLKEILRNEMGFQGVVMADGVAIDQLDSMTGDNVSSSALALRSGVDIGLWDDAFGKLSQAIAREPALEKELDRAVLRVLTMKYERGLFEKPYIEESSHYTTYHYDTYKESLQLARESVVLLENKTGLLPLAFKEIKTLAVIGPNSDEIYHQLGDYTPPVSKEDGVTVLKGIQKMVEEYGYETGHHVEVVYAKGCGLMDKEEDEIAEAVSIARQSDVIVMVLGGSSSRFGKVIFDSNGAAKSGEKVTMDCGEGVDASDLSLPGLQIQLAKEMFLLGKPVIAISIQGRPYALTEISEGADALLCSFYPGIKGGEAIAEILFGKISPSGCLPVSLPRHCGQIPVYYNYKSSYRAMDYYDVEKTPLYSFGYGKSYTNFSYHNIRVEGANEKKKAKAAPNKQFTFSKTGIEKQGIKIHVCATNTGKMDGYSVLQVYLRQMCSDTVRRVKELKAFKKIWIPAGMTKECTLELKAESFSCWNANMQFVMESSVFQLHLHDGEGLLHQEEITII, encoded by the coding sequence GTGAAGTCAGGAAGCAGCAATGATTTATTGGTACAAGAAAAAGCAGAATACTTACTCTCCCAAATGACGCTGGATGAAAAAATTGGTCAGGTAAACCAAAGGCTTTACGGTTTTCGGATTTATGAACGAGTAGCCGGTCAGGATTCTGGTGAGGATGAAATTGTCCTTTCTGAGGAGTTTAAGGAGGAAGTAAGAAGATTTGGAGGGTTGGGAGTTTTGTACGGATTATACCGTGCTGATCCCTGGTCACAAAAAGATTATAGCACCGGACTTGACGGTCCGTTAGCGACGAAAGCATATAATCAGATACAGCGTTATGTTATTGAACATTCAAGGCTTGGCATCCCCATGCTTTTAAGTTCTGAATGTCCCCACGGACACCAGGCACTGCACGGTTATTTATTGCCGGTTAATTTAGCAATGGGAGCAACTTTTCATCCTTCTCTTGTGGAGAAGGCTTATAGGGTATGCGGTAAGCAAATGAGAGAAATGGGTGTAGACATGGCATTGATATCCGCACTTGATATTCTAAGAGATCCTAGATGGGGAAGAAGTGAAGAGTGTTATGGTGAGGATCCTTACCTGGCAGCAGAATTTGCAAAAGCGTTAGTAAGGGGAGTTCAAAGTGAGCAGGTTGCTGTTGTAGCAAAGCATTTTTGCGCCCAGGGAGAAGGAACGGGCGGTATCAATGCAAGTGCGGCCAGAATTGGAGAACGGGAGCTTAGAGAAATTCATCTACCGGCTATGAAGGCTTGTTGTGAGGAAGGCGTGCAGGGAGTTATGGCGGCTTATAATGAGATAGATGGTGTTCCCTGCCATGGAAATTCTATGCTCTTAAAGGAGATATTAAGAAACGAAATGGGATTTCAAGGTGTTGTTATGGCAGACGGAGTTGCGATAGACCAGTTAGATAGTATGACAGGTGATAATGTATCCTCTAGTGCGTTAGCGTTACGCTCCGGTGTTGACATCGGATTATGGGATGATGCCTTTGGAAAACTGAGTCAGGCTATAGCACGTGAACCTGCCTTGGAAAAGGAACTGGATAGGGCTGTATTGAGAGTACTTACCATGAAATATGAACGGGGACTTTTTGAAAAGCCATATATAGAGGAGAGTAGTCACTACACAACCTATCATTATGATACCTATAAAGAAAGTCTTCAGCTTGCAAGAGAATCTGTTGTATTGCTGGAAAATAAAACAGGACTTTTGCCGCTTGCTTTCAAAGAAATTAAAACACTTGCTGTTATCGGTCCTAACAGTGACGAAATATACCACCAACTAGGGGATTATACGCCTCCTGTTTCAAAAGAGGATGGGGTAACGGTGTTAAAAGGAATACAGAAGATGGTTGAAGAATACGGCTATGAAACAGGACATCATGTTGAAGTAGTCTATGCAAAAGGCTGTGGCTTAATGGACAAGGAAGAAGACGAAATTGCAGAAGCAGTTTCGATTGCCAGACAGAGCGATGTCATCGTTATGGTTTTAGGGGGTTCTTCCAGCCGGTTTGGGAAAGTTATTTTTGATTCCAATGGTGCAGCGAAATCAGGGGAAAAAGTCACTATGGATTGCGGAGAAGGTGTAGATGCTTCCGATTTAAGTCTTCCTGGCTTGCAGATTCAATTGGCAAAAGAAATGTTCTTGCTTGGAAAGCCTGTTATAGCCATAAGTATACAGGGAAGACCCTATGCATTAACAGAAATTTCTGAGGGGGCGGATGCCTTGCTTTGCAGTTTTTATCCGGGGATAAAAGGTGGAGAAGCGATTGCAGAAATTTTATTTGGAAAAATCTCTCCTTCCGGCTGTCTGCCGGTGTCGCTTCCAAGACATTGCGGACAGATTCCGGTTTACTACAATTATAAATCCTCCTATCGTGCCATGGATTATTATGATGTTGAAAAAACACCCCTCTATTCTTTTGGTTATGGAAAGAGTTACACAAATTTCTCCTACCATAACATAAGAGTAGAAGGGGCAAATGAGAAGAAAAAAGCAAAAGCAGCACCGAATAAACAGTTTACCTTTTCAAAAACCGGGATAGAGAAGCAGGGAATAAAGATACATGTCTGTGCCACTAATACTGGTAAAATGGACGGCTATAGTGTTTTGCAGGTTTACCTTCGCCAAATGTGTTCTGATACCGTACGGAGAGTAAAGGAATTAAAGGCCTTCAAAAAGATATGGATACCGGCAGGTATGACAAAGGAATGTACCCTTGAACTAAAGGCAGAGTCATTTTCTTGCTGGAATGCTAACATGCAATTTGTTATGGAAAGCAGTGTGTTTCAGTTACATCTTCACGATGGAGAGGGGTTGCTGCATCAGGAGGAAATAACAATAATATAA